The Bradyrhizobium barranii subsp. barranii genome segment GGCGCGCCGTCCTTCGAGCGGCAGGTCGGGAGCATCGGGCTCTTCGGCATCACCAAGGCGACGGAGAGCGATACCGGGCACGCGGGAGACGGCTTGTCGTACGCGCTGAACATTACCAAGCCCTATTCGGAGTTTGCCGGTTCGGGCAATGCCGATCCCGCAAAGGTCGGCGTTCGCCTCCAGGCCGTCGCGCCGGTGCAGCAGTCGGCCGACGTGAGTGTCGGCCGCATCAGCATCGTCCGACAGGGCGATTGACGGCCGCTCATGACGCCCGCGGCCTACGAGCGTCTGCAAATCCGTATTCCGCTCACCGTCGCGGCTGCCGCCGCGTGGGCGGCCGTCGTGGCGTTGTCGGACCAGCGCAGGCTCGTCGCCTTCTGCAACAGCGATGTGTGGCCGGCACTGTCGCTCGATCAGCTCGCCCTTGCCATGACGTTCTATTCGCCGGCAAGACTCGCCGGCGAATGGATGCTGATGGTCGCGGCGATGATGATGCCGATGCTCGCGGGCGCTCTTGGGCACGTGCGTGCGCGAAGCCTGCCGCGCCGACGCATGCGGTCGATGGCGCTCTTCATGATCGGATATTGCGCCATCTGGGCTGCCTGTGGCGTTCCCATCGTGCTGGCCGTGCTGGCGCTGCAACTGGTGCAATCATCATCGATCGTCACGATCGCATTGGCGGGATCGCTCGTCCTGGTCTGGCAATTCTCCCCCGGGAAACAGATTTGCCTGAACCACTGCCACGACCAGCCGCCGCTGGCGGCGTATGGGATCAGGGCCGACCTGGCTGCTCTCGGATATGGCGTCACCCAGGGTATCTGGTGTTGCGGAGCCTGCTGGGCGCTGATGCTCGTTCCGTTGGCGACGCAAGGCGGGCATTTGCCGGCGATGGCCGCGACCAGTGCATTCCTGATTGCCGAGCGCCTGGACAAACCGCGGCGCCCGGCGTGGGAGGTGCGATGGCCATCGACCGCTGCCAGGCTGCTATGGTTCAGGCTTGGCCTTTGGCGACGCTCGGAGAGCGCCGGAGTGAAGGCAACCTGATCGATGCCAACTGCCCGCGCGGCGACGCGATTCGCGCAGGCGACCGGGCAAACTTTGCCCGCGACACCGCCGCACCGGCAATTTTTTCAAGCTGCCGATGAGCGCGAGCCCGGAAACATCGGGAAATCGAACGAAAGGATTTGGCACGCACGTTGCTTGCCCTTCGCGATCGTCTTGAGGGGCCGAACATGCAAGTCACGGCAGGAGCTTCAATCTTCGGCTACCAGCCTGCGAAAGCCGGCTCATCGACCGGTGCATCGAAGCCGTCGGTGACCGACAATGGTGGGCCCTCGCAAACAAGCGAAGATGGCGCATCGGGCGACAGCAGCGTCGTGCAGGAATTCCTGAAATACGCGAAGATGAATCCCTTCGACCGTATGCGGGCTGCCATTCTGAAGAGCATGAATCTCAGCGAGGCCGACCTCGCCAACATGACCCCGGACCAGAAAGCGGCGGTGGAGCAGAAGATCCGGGACGCCATCGAAAAGCAGCTGGAGAAGAAGGGCCAGCAGCCCGGCAGCCTGGTCGACCAGTCCGCGTAACGACCGCGCATCACCAGTGGAATGTCGCGCCTTGTCCGGTCTCACCGTGAAATGGGTCGTTGTAAAAGCGATCGTTCCTAGCCGGCTCCCGACTCGAACTTCACCGCCTCATGATTGGTGATGACTTCTCGAACGACCAGGGCATGCAGCTTCCGGGTAAAATCCGGATCGAGCCCGCTCTGTGCGGCGAGGATGCGAAGCCGCTTCAATTGCGCCGCTTCGCGTCTGGGATCCCGGGATTCCAGTCCATGCCTGGCCTTGAGCTCTCCGATCGCATCCGTGCAGCGAAAGCGTTCTGCGAGCAGGTGCACCATCGCCGCATCCAGATTGTCGATGCTGCGGCGCAGCCTGGCCAGATCGCCGGCAAACTCCTGGTCATCATCCGTCATCGATCGGCACCTCCAGACAGCGCCGCGGCGGACAACCCGCCCTTCTGCAGAATGAAGCCCGCGATCTCGTCGACACCTTGGCCACTCTTCAGATTGGAGAAGATGAACGGTCGCGCGCCTCGCATCCGCCGCGCGTCCGCTTCCATGATCTCCAGATTCGCGCCCACCATGGGAGCCAGATCGATCTTGTTGATCACCAGCAGATCGGATCGCATGATCCCCGGCCCTCCCTTGCGCGGGATCTTCTCTCCTGCGGCGACGTCGATGACGTAGACGGTCAGGTCCGCAAGCTCCGGGCTGAAGGTGGCGGCGAGATTGTCGCCACCCGACTCGACGAAGCAAAGCTCCGCGTCCGGAAACTTCAGGTTCATGTCGTGGATCGCCGCCAGGTTCATCGAGGCGTCCTCCCGTATGGCCGTATGCGGACAGCCACCCGTCTCCACCCCCATGATGCGCTCTGCCGCCAATGCCTGCGCACGGGTCAGAATGAGCTGGTCCTCCTTGGTGTAGATGTCGTTGGTGATGACGTAGATCTCGTAGAAATCGCGCAGGTGCTTGCACAGCGCCTCGACCAGCGCCGTCTTTCCGGAACCGACAGGGCCGCCGATGCCGACGCGCAGCGGCCCGTTGGTTGCCGCAATGCCGGGTGTGCGCAGAGACCTGCTCTCGCGTTCAATCGTCTTCATGAGCGAAACAACCTCGTATACTGGAGCTCGTGTGCGGCGGACGCGAGCTCAACCATCAGGCCCGCCGAACCGAGATCGTCGACCGTCTCGCGGCGTGCGATTTCACTGCGCGACAGGATCGGCAGCTCGAGCGCCGCGATGGCGAGCTGACCATCGGTCTGACCGAGAGGCACCAATCGCACCCCCGCGCTCACCAGATTGGCGACATAGCTGTGCAGGAACGCCGGCAGCGCGATTTCGACGGCGATCCGCTCGCGCTCCGAGCAGGACAGCCAGCACCGGCGGGCATTTCGGGTCGGAGAACATGTCCAGAATTCGATCCGGCCAGACACTGCGAAGGGTCGTAAGGCACGCCGACGATTGCTGTGCGGATTCGAGCACGAATTCGGATGTGCCGCGGGAAGCGGCGGCGAGTTCGGCCAGCTCCGGCAGCTGGTCCTCGGCGCCCTCGGCCACGCATCGGTAGGCTTCGCTGAAGAAGATGGCTTCGTTTCGGCCGGAGCCGTAGCAAAGGTCGGCCTCGAGCCAATCGACCAGGCTGCGCCGATCGGAGACATAGCCGGCCTCCACGGCCCATTCCAGTCCGTGCGAGTAGCTGTAGGCTCCGTTCGGGAACGACGGCGAGAGCCAGCTCTGCAGCCTCAGGAACGCCAGCGCCTTCCGTCCATAACTCTGGTCTGTCATCGCACCACCATGCCGGCAACGCGTCAGTACATGAAATAGCGCTGCGCCATCGGGACCACATTCACCGGCGGACACGTGAGCAGCCGTCCGTCGGCTCGCACCTCGTAGGTCTCGGGATCGACCTCCATGAGAGGCAGCGCGTCGTTGAGGATCATGGAATGCTTGCCGATCGACCGCGTGTTCGAGACCGGCAGGAGTTGCTTTGCCAGGCCCAATTGTCTCGTCGCTTCGAGCGAGGCCTGACTGACGAAGGTCACGGAATTTCTGCCGGGAGAACGGCCGAAGGCGCCGAACATCGGCCGGTAATATTCCGGCTGAGGCGTCGGTATCGATGCATTGGGGTCACCCATGATCGCGGCGACGATCATGCCGGATTTCAAGACCATGTCGGGCTTGATCCCGAAGAACGCCGGATCCCAGACGACGATGTCCGCGAGCTTTCCGACCTCGACCGAACCGACGTAGCGTGACATTCCCTGCACGATGGCCGGATTGATCGTGTATTTCGCGACGTAGCGCCGAGCCCTGAAATTGTCGTTCTGCCCGGTCTCCTCCGGCAACCGCCCGAACTGCTTCTTCATCTTGTCGGCGGTCTGCCACGTCCGCGTGATCACCTCGCCGACGCGCCCCATCGCCTGGCTATCCGACGACACGATCGAGAACGCGCCGAGATCGTGCAGGATGTCCTCCGCGGCGATCGTCTCCTTTCGTATGCGGCTTTCCGCGAAGGCGACATCCTCCGGAATGCGGCGGTCCAGATGGTGGGTCACCATCAGCATGTCGAGTGCTTCGTCGAGCGTGTTCGCGGTGTAGGGACGCGTGGGATTTGTCGAGGCCGGAATGACGTTGCTCTCGCCGCAGACCTTGATGATATCAGGCGCGTGCCCGCCGCCGGCCCCTTCCGTATGGGCCGCATGGATCGTCCTGCCCTTGAACGCGGCGATCGTGCGCTCGACGAACCCGCCTTCGTTCAGGGAATCGGTGTGGATCATGACCTGCACGTCCATGTCGTCCGCGACGGAGAGACAGCAGTCGATCGATGCGGGCGTTGCGCCCCAGTCTTCGTGCAGCTTCAGGCCACACGCGCCGGCTTCGATCTGCTCGACCAGGCCAGCGGGTAGGCTCGCATTGCCCTTGCCGAAAATGCCGAAGTTCATCGGGAACCCATCCAGCGCCTCGAGCATCCGATGGATGTGCCATGGCCCCGGCGTACAGGTCGTCGCCGTCGTCCCTGCGGCCGGTCCGGTGCCGCCACCCATCATGGTCGTGACGCCCGAGAAAAGCGCCTCGTCGATCTGCTGCGGGCAGATGAAATGAATGTGCGTATCCATTCCGCCGGCGGTGATGATCTTGCCCTCGCCCGCGATGATTTCCGTCCCCGGCCCAATGATGATGGAGACACCCGGCTGAATGTCGGGGTTGCCCGCCTTGCCGATGGCGGCAATGAGCCCGTCCCTGATCGCGATGTCGGCCTTGACGATTCCCCAGTGATCGAGGATCAGCGCGTTGGTAATGACCGTATCGACCGCCCCCTGCGCGCGCGTGAGCTGCGATTGTCCCATGCCGTCGCGAATGACCTTGCCGCCGCCGAACTTGACCTCCTCGCCATAGATCGTGAGGTCCCTCTCGGGCTCGATGAACAGATCGGTGTCCGCCAGGCGCACCCTGTCGCCGACCGTGGGGCCGAACATCTGCGCATAGGCCGCGCGGCTCATCGTGTGGGACATGTCTTCCTCACCTTATTCGTTGGCGCCGGACGCATCGGTCGCCGATTCCAGAGGTCCCATCACGCCGCCGCTGAAGCCGTAGATGCGCCGCGCCCCGGCAAACGGGATCAACGAGACCTCGCGCGACTGGCCCGGCTCGAACCGCACGGCCGTCCCGGCCGGGATATCGAGGCGGCATCCACGAGCGGTTGATCGATCGAACGCGAGTGCGGCGTTCACTTCGGCGAAGTGATAATGGCTGCCCACCTGGACCGGCCGGTCGCCGGTGTTGGCTACGGTAATCGACAGTGCCGTCCTGTCCCCGTTCTGGACGATGTCGCCGTCAGCCGGAATGACCTCCCCGGGAATCATGCCACGCCTCCAAGCAGCAGCAGCCCGACAAGGCCAGCGCATACGCCCGCCGCGCGAAGCAAGCTTCGTCTGGTCGCGTTTCCTCCCCAGAGCCCGATGACCATGCCGGTCAGGAGAAGAGCGGCGGTCGCCGTCGTGAAGCCGATCACGTAGGGAACAAGCATCGCGGCGGCTTCAGTTCCGTGGGCGTGACCATGGAAGAACGCGAACAGGCCGACGGCCGCCGCGCCCAGCATGACGGGCATCCTGAATTCGAACGCAACGAACGCTCCCAGCGCCACCACCGAGAGGCTGATCGCCGCCTCCACAAAGCCCATCTGCAGTCCCGCGCTTGCCGCGGCGAAGCCGCCCAGCATCGCGATCAGAAAGGTCAGCGGCCACACCGCTCTCGCGGATCCGCCCACGAGCCCGCTCCACGTTCCCACCAAGGTGATCGCAATCAGATGATCGGCGCCGCTGAACGGATGGACGAGACCGGCGTCGAACGAACTGCCCGCGCC includes the following:
- a CDS encoding chorismate mutase; amino-acid sequence: MTDDDQEFAGDLARLRRSIDNLDAAMVHLLAERFRCTDAIGELKARHGLESRDPRREAAQLKRLRILAAQSGLDPDFTRKLHALVVREVITNHEAVKFESGAG
- the ureG gene encoding urease accessory protein UreG — translated: MKTIERESRSLRTPGIAATNGPLRVGIGGPVGSGKTALVEALCKHLRDFYEIYVITNDIYTKEDQLILTRAQALAAERIMGVETGGCPHTAIREDASMNLAAIHDMNLKFPDAELCFVESGGDNLAATFSPELADLTVYVIDVAAGEKIPRKGGPGIMRSDLLVINKIDLAPMVGANLEIMEADARRMRGARPFIFSNLKSGQGVDEIAGFILQKGGLSAAALSGGADR
- a CDS encoding DUF2182 domain-containing protein, with translation MTPAAYERLQIRIPLTVAAAAAWAAVVALSDQRRLVAFCNSDVWPALSLDQLALAMTFYSPARLAGEWMLMVAAMMMPMLAGALGHVRARSLPRRRMRSMALFMIGYCAIWAACGVPIVLAVLALQLVQSSSIVTIALAGSLVLVWQFSPGKQICLNHCHDQPPLAAYGIRADLAALGYGVTQGIWCCGACWALMLVPLATQGGHLPAMAATSAFLIAERLDKPRRPAWEVRWPSTAARLLWFRLGLWRRSESAGVKAT
- the ureC gene encoding urease subunit alpha, with the translated sequence MSHTMSRAAYAQMFGPTVGDRVRLADTDLFIEPERDLTIYGEEVKFGGGKVIRDGMGQSQLTRAQGAVDTVITNALILDHWGIVKADIAIRDGLIAAIGKAGNPDIQPGVSIIIGPGTEIIAGEGKIITAGGMDTHIHFICPQQIDEALFSGVTTMMGGGTGPAAGTTATTCTPGPWHIHRMLEALDGFPMNFGIFGKGNASLPAGLVEQIEAGACGLKLHEDWGATPASIDCCLSVADDMDVQVMIHTDSLNEGGFVERTIAAFKGRTIHAAHTEGAGGGHAPDIIKVCGESNVIPASTNPTRPYTANTLDEALDMLMVTHHLDRRIPEDVAFAESRIRKETIAAEDILHDLGAFSIVSSDSQAMGRVGEVITRTWQTADKMKKQFGRLPEETGQNDNFRARRYVAKYTINPAIVQGMSRYVGSVEVGKLADIVVWDPAFFGIKPDMVLKSGMIVAAIMGDPNASIPTPQPEYYRPMFGAFGRSPGRNSVTFVSQASLEATRQLGLAKQLLPVSNTRSIGKHSMILNDALPLMEVDPETYEVRADGRLLTCPPVNVVPMAQRYFMY
- a CDS encoding HupE/UreJ family protein — encoded protein: MMRIIPICVAALSLLAAPAFAHPIPGAGSSFDAGLVHPFSGADHLIAITLVGTWSGLVGGSARAVWPLTFLIAMLGGFAAASAGLQMGFVEAAISLSVVALGAFVAFEFRMPVMLGAAAVGLFAFFHGHAHGTEAAAMLVPYVIGFTTATAALLLTGMVIGLWGGNATRRSLLRAAGVCAGLVGLLLLGGVA
- a CDS encoding urease accessory UreF family protein, with translation MSAGVRLVPLGQTDGQLAIAALELPILSRSEIARRETVDDLGSAGLMVELASAAHELQYTRLFRS
- a CDS encoding urease accessory protein UreF, with the protein product MTDQSYGRKALAFLRLQSWLSPSFPNGAYSYSHGLEWAVEAGYVSDRRSLVDWLEADLCYGSGRNEAIFFSEAYRCVAEGAEDQLPELAELAAASRGTSEFVLESAQQSSACLTTLRSVWPDRILDMFSDPKCPPVLAVLLGARADRRRNRAAGVPAQLCRQSGERGGAIGASRSDRWSARHRGARAADPVAQ
- a CDS encoding urease subunit beta — encoded protein: MIPGEVIPADGDIVQNGDRTALSITVANTGDRPVQVGSHYHFAEVNAALAFDRSTARGCRLDIPAGTAVRFEPGQSREVSLIPFAGARRIYGFSGGVMGPLESATDASGANE